Genomic window (Methanoculleus thermophilus):
TGCGGTTCTTCCCCGGCGTGGGCCGCTACCACATCATCATCGGTTATCCCTACGGGGAGCGGGACTGGCGATGCTACCGGGCGGACGGCAGCCCGGTGCACCTTGAGGTGGTCGAATGACCCGCGTGGTCGCGACGGGAACGTTCGATATCCTCCACCCCGGGCACCTCTACTACCTGGAAGAGTCCCGGAACCTCGGTGACGAACTCTATGTGATCGTGGCCCGGGACGTGAACGTGAAGCACAAACCAAGGCCCATCCTCCCGGAGGAGCAGAGGCTCCGGATGGTCCGGGCTCTGCGTCCGGTCGACCACGCGCTTCTCGGCGACCTGGATGATATGTTCAGGCCGATCGAGGAGATCCGGCCCGATATCATCACGCTCGGGTTCAACCAGCACTTCAACGAGGAGGACCTCCGCCAAAAACTCCGCGATCGCGGGCTTGATATTGACGTCGTCAGGATCCCCGGATATCCCGGCCCGCTTGCCAGTTCATCGAAGATCGTCGAGCATATCTTGAAGACCCGGGGTCCCCACCGTCTCGTTGGCCGTGCCGGAGAGGGGGAGTGATCCCGGGGACGCATCCGCGGGTGACGGCGGTTCATGCAGCAGACGGATGAATGGGGCGGCGACGGAACCAGCAGCTGGCTGAAGGTCTCGTTCCCGTTCCTGCTCTGCGGGTTTTATCTTGCTGCTGTATGGTTCGTCCTGCCCCCGGAACAGTGGCTCCTCCTCTTCGGGGCGATGGTCGCCTACATCGTCCCGCCGCTTGGCCGGGAGACGATCATCCCGGCCTGCATCCTTCTCGGGATTCCCTGGTGGCTGACTGCGTTCACCCTGGCGTTCCTCGATTTCGCCGGCGGGCTATTTATGGCCTGGAACTTCCCGCTGCTCCTGCGGATCCCCCGTCTAGGTCCCTGGGTCCGGCGGTTCATGGAGGCCGGCAGGACCTTCCTCGACCGGCGGCCGTGGCTTGAGCGGCTCTACTTCGTCGGCCTCATTGCTTTTGTGGCCCTCCCCTTTGACGGGTCGGGGAGCATCGTCGGTTCCATCATCGGAAGAATGCTCGGGATGACAAAGGCCGAGGTCCTCTCCTGCATCACCATCGGCGGCATCATCGGCAGTTTCTCGATCGCTCTCGGCATCGACTACGTCACCCACCTCATCCCGGCTGAGGCCGGGCTCTGGATCTCGGTCATAATTCTCCTCGTGATCGGCACCGCTCTCGCTGTGGCGTACCGGGCCCATTCCTGGAGAAAGGAGTCGAATGCCTGATCTCTTTCCCAATCCCCTATTCTGAGGCCCGGGACGGGACGGTTGATGCACGCGGGTCCGGCACCGCTGCAGTCCAAATGGAAAAGGTAATATCGGAACCCGGGGATTGATCAACCAACCGATCGGGTCATCATGGATCTGGATGAGTGTTTGGTGACTCTGC
Coding sequences:
- a CDS encoding adenylyltransferase/cytidyltransferase family protein; translation: MTRVVATGTFDILHPGHLYYLEESRNLGDELYVIVARDVNVKHKPRPILPEEQRLRMVRALRPVDHALLGDLDDMFRPIEEIRPDIITLGFNQHFNEEDLRQKLRDRGLDIDVVRIPGYPGPLASSSKIVEHILKTRGPHRLVGRAGEGE
- a CDS encoding small multi-drug export protein, with the translated sequence MQQTDEWGGDGTSSWLKVSFPFLLCGFYLAAVWFVLPPEQWLLLFGAMVAYIVPPLGRETIIPACILLGIPWWLTAFTLAFLDFAGGLFMAWNFPLLLRIPRLGPWVRRFMEAGRTFLDRRPWLERLYFVGLIAFVALPFDGSGSIVGSIIGRMLGMTKAEVLSCITIGGIIGSFSIALGIDYVTHLIPAEAGLWISVIILLVIGTALAVAYRAHSWRKESNA